In Glandiceps talaboti chromosome 16, keGlaTala1.1, whole genome shotgun sequence, a single window of DNA contains:
- the LOC144447115 gene encoding uncharacterized protein LOC144447115: MRRAWFDVAISTADVFAFEVGIEVDLFRLGMREIKVVVNFKDIVASIAKVAWEIIKEMAKFLIPSKKKRSIEEDLQDYISEDYNPSYVDDNMVDDENKTIVIDSLEQEFMKANNKSALTEDERNQLRITLFEENCKIFTQLSDFLGLAMERLYDVALESRNSRDNASSVIDAINEMTGNITNTNFNTSDINMTEAYVNYNLTEEEIEIEVSNINVTDNPVINETLAAIQASKEASLEEMAISADFQVLGPWRESMENVTRDWFDRDKCVSFYDCVIVSFSELHDLYEYVDIPHVDTMQGLIKNARDLFIAVLWNDTLRIDDAIDVTSVVLQALQDTKDLKIFCATVPKIIRHPSNKTVLKDDDLTLVCEASGDPKPDYFWYKDGQVILLNGMESNELRLTNVNSKDRGWFQCKAGNHVVNVTSQEVFVDVHEVPKVLHDLEHKVVLEGAEHWLNFVCNVTGWPKPIITWHFSPNMVAFRNKTKGPLKLFMNKPRPEDSGWYKCIASNNVGYAISNVAQLTVLRIAVAVPIQQVLFGFYKSIVPTIETNEDDSTVFTDIDQSIPDKVQQSLAKLLFVSSERIQVKESNISVKSDDVKGKVRVIVKGYNYTDETVGSRAKRHSSYKLAEDDLDNLILILLDASYKEKVLFEMNDIVTTITSGTFENEGRGARCPDGFGIDEIEFFICGECKLGHHQNRKGMTDVCQPCPIGSYQPEIGKTSCQLCPSGHTTLTTGASDIESCVEVLDVTTPPLEQTEVPADKVTKEGSVLSAWHYAVISVSLVVATGFLTAIVWCIKRRSKRRFIKQLEITSTASINLAELTNEGRDGIDNVYCEHDAVNKEI; encoded by the exons ATGAGGAGAGCTTGGTTCGACGTTGCTATCTCAACAGCTGATGTATTTGCCTTTGAAGTTGGTATAGAAGTTGACCTGTTTCGGCTTGGCATGAGAGAAATTAAAGTAGTTGTCAATTTTAAGGATATTGTTGCGAGTATTGCAAAAGTGGCCTGGGAAATAATCAAGGAAATGGCCAAGTTTCTGATTCCATCCAAGAAGAAACGATCCATTGAAGAGGATTTACAAGATTACATCAGTGAAGATTACAATCCCTCATATGTAGATGACAATATGGTtgatgatgaaaacaaaacCATAGTGATTGATAGTTTGGAGCAAGAATTTATGAAGGCCAACAACAAATCGGCTTTAACAGAGGACGAACGAAACCAGCTCCGAATAACTTTATTTGAGgaaaactgtaaaatatttacacagCTTTCAGATTTCCTCGGCTTAGCCATGGAGCGGCTGTATGATGTTGCCCTTGAATCTAGAAACTCTAGGGATAATGCATCCAGTGTCATCGATGCTATAAATGAAATGACGGGTAATATTACAAACACCAATTTTAATACTTCAGACATCAATATGACTGAAGCCTATGTAAATTACAACCTGACCGAAGAAGAAATTGAAATCGAGGTATCAAACATAAATGTTACTGATAATCCGGTCATCAATGAGACACTTGCAGCTATTCAAGCAAGCAAAGAAGCTAGCCTAGAAGAAATGGCGATATCTGCAGACTTCCAAGTACTGGGGCCTTGGCGAGAGTCGATGGAAAACGTAACAAGAGACTGGTTCGACAGAGACAAGTGTGTTTCCTTTTATGATTGTGTCATTGTGTCATTTAGTGAATTGCATGACCTGTATGAGTATGTAGATATCCCCCATGTGGATACTATGCAGGGTCTTATTAAGAATGCTAGAGACTTATTCATTGCCGTTCTTTGGAATGACACCCTCAGAATTGACGATGCGATTGATGTCACTTCTGTGGTTCTACAGGCCCTGCAGGATACGAAAGATTTAAAGATATTCTGTGCTACCGTTCCCAAAATAATTCGCCATCCCTCAAACAAAACGGTATTGAAAGATGATGATTTAACACTGGTGTGTGAGGCATCCGGAGATCCGAAACCAGACTATTTCTGGTATAAAGATGGCCAGGTCATCCTCCTTAATGGTATGGAAAGTAATGAACTACGACTGACTAATGTCAACAGCAAAGATAGGGGCTGGTTCCAATGCAAAGCGGGTAATCATGTCGTGAATGTAACATCACAGGAGGTATTTGTGGATGTGCATGAAGTCCCCAAAGTCTTACACGATCTGGAACACAAAGTTGTCCTCGAAGGAGCAGAACATTGgcttaattttgtttgtaatgtaactGGTTGGCCTAAACCTATCATTACATGGCACTTCTCTCCCAACATGGTTGCATTTCGCAACAAAACGAAAGGGCCACTCAAACTATTTATGAATAAGCCGAGACCTGAGGATAGTGGGTGGTATAAATGCATTGCCAGCAACAACGTAGGTTATGCCATATCTAATGTTGCCCAGCTCACTGTACTGAGAATTGCAGTCGCTGTTCCAATTCAACAGGTCCTGTTTGGATTCTACAAATCTATAGTCCCAACAATCGAAACAAACGAAGATGATAGTACTGTCTTTACTGATATAGACCAAAGTATTCCGGATAAAGTACAACAGAGTTTAGCAAAACTGTTATTTGTATCCTCTGAGCGAATCCAGGTGAAAGAGTCGAATATTTCTGTCAAATCAGATGATGTAAAAGGAAAAGTAAGAGTCATTGTCAAAGGCTACAACTACACAGATGAGACAGTTGGTTCACGGGCAAAACGTCATTCCTCTTACAAGTTAGCAGAAGATGACCTAGACAACCTGATATTGATTCTGTTGGATGCATCCTACAAGGAGAAAGTGTTGTTTGAAATGAATGACATTGTTACAACCATTACGAGTGGTACATTTGAGAATGAAGGGAGAGGCGCTAGATGTCCAGATGGTTTTGGAATTGACGAAATCGAATTCTTCATATGTG GTGAGTGTAAATTGGGCCATCACCAAAATCGAAAGGGAATGACGGATGTATGTCAACCATGTCCAATCGGATCGTATCAACCAGAGATAGGCAAGACTTCTTGCCAGTTATGTCCATCTGGTCATACAACTTTGACAACTGGAGCCAGTGATATTGAATCAT GTGTTGAAGTATTGGATGTGACTACTCCACCATTGGAACAGACGGAGGTACCTGCTGATAAG GTGACGAAAGAAGGCTCTGTGCTCAGTGCTTGGCATTACGCAGTAATAAGTGTTAGTCTTGTTGTAGCTACAG GTTTCCTCACCGCAATTGTCTGGTGTATTAAACGACGATCTAAACGGCGATTTATTAAGCAGCTGGAAATCACAAGCACAGCGTCCATTAACCTTGCGGAATTGACAAACGAAGGAAGGGATGGTATTGACAATGTTTATTGCGAACATGATGCCGTCAATAAAGAAATATAG